A portion of the Betta splendens chromosome 2, fBetSpl5.4, whole genome shotgun sequence genome contains these proteins:
- the tnfsf12 gene encoding tumor necrosis factor ligand superfamily member 12, whose translation MHRILQRRRVRRLRVVWASLALVALSLAACSALFTAWTWRETRDLSQSFKILQDRLEQVNTQRKAIVQLILEKRELLVGHRVKRDGGSSPKKNGNGNGKKAASHFEITKVSSQQVGEGGVIKGWEERTLNMSKAVSYSKDQGTFTVERTGVYFLFCQVLFNEQQTPYVKLDVVAGGHRPQKLQCIEGYATTPSAGPHAFHFVKSCQVSGLLRLEKGTELQAVTGSAFRLHTVGTSSASPHVFSIFRVN comes from the exons ATGCATCGGATTCTGCAGAGGAGGCGAGTGCGCAGGCTGCGGGTCGTCTGGGCTTCGCTCGCGCTGGTGGCGCTGTCGCTCGCCGCGTGCAGCGCGCTGTTCACGGCGTGGACCTGGCGGGAGACGCGGGACCTGTCCCAGTCCTTCAAGATCCTGCAGGACCGCCTGGAGCAG GTCAACACGCAGAGGAAGGCCATTGTTCAGCTGATTCTGGAGAAGAGAGAGCTGCTGGTGGGGCACCGAGTCAAGAGAGACG GTGGCTCCTCACCGAAGAAGAATGggaatggaaatggaaaaaaagcgGCGTCTCATTTTGAAA TAACCAAAGTCTCCTCTCAGCAAG TGGGAGAAGGTGGCGTGATTAAGGGTTGGGAAGAGAGGACGCTGAATATGAGTAAGGCAGTGTCGTACAGCAAGGATCAAGGCACCTTTACTGTGGAGAGAACGGGCGTCTACTTCCTGTTCTGCCAG GTGCTGTTCAACGAGCAGCAGACCCCGTACGTCAAGCTGGACGTGGTGGCCGGCGGCCACCGGCCCCAGAAGCTGCAGTGCATCGAGGGCTACGCGACGACCCCGTCCGCCGGGCCGCACGCCTTCCACTTCGTCAAGTCCTGCCAGGTGTCCGGCCTGCTGCGCCTGGAGAAGGGCACCGAGCTGCAGGCCGTCACCGGCTCGGCCTTCAGGCTGCACACGGTGGGCACGTCCTCCGCCTCGCCTCACGTCTTCAGCATCTTCAGAGTCAACTGA
- the sat2a.1 gene encoding thialysine N-epsilon-acetyltransferase — protein sequence MDFSIRAANVEDCKDIARMILELAEHEEMKDHVKVTQRDLEQDGFSKNPFFHGIIAEVPEQHKSKDGRTKVGYALYFYSYSSWMGRAVYMEDLYVMPEFRGKGIGKALMSKVAQLGLAAGCNQLNFNVLDSNKSSVDFYLSQGCFDITTAYGYHSMRCAGEALQHLAQP from the exons ATGGACTTCTCCATCCGAGCAGCCAACGTGGAGGACTGCAAGGACATAGCGCGGATGATCCTG GAACTGGCTGAACATGAGGAAATGAAGGACCATGTGAAAGTCACGCAAAGAG ACCTGGAGCAGGATGGGTTCTCCAAGAACCCGTTCTTCCACGGGATCATTGCTGAGGTGCCGGAGCAGCACAAGAGCAAAGACG GCCGCACAAAGGTTGGCTACGCTCTTTACTTCTATTCCTACAGCTCGTGGATGGGCAGGGCCGTTTACATGGAGGACCTGTATGTGATGCCTGAATTCCGAG ggaAGGGCATCGGTAAAGCGCTCATGAGCAAAGTGGCTCAG CTGGGTCTGGCTGCGGGCTGCAACCAGCTCAACTTCAACGTCCTGGACTCGAACAAGTCCTCGGTGGACTTCTACCTCAGCCAGGGCTGCTTTGACATCACCACGGCCTACGGCTACCACAGCATGCGCTGCGCGGGGGAGGCGCTGCAGCACCTGGCGCAGCCCTAA
- the si:dkey-19b23.8 gene encoding uncharacterized protein si:dkey-19b23.8 has product MKPWPDQSSGRSHAPFKGLRWKTSGAPEEEQPKPSAASGLRLKRAMSLGTFHLMQTLKNSPAALRRRFRRDRTESLSHGDPLFKVHYLGTEKIFSLDREQAQDAIGRLLDGVAGGRKLSKDHALVVRPRYVEVKELSTGRQLTKTYLQDIAYCAADASRPNVFLYICKHHGQQLQCRVFWCSRAERARDMTACLARSFQRALSDWQQGGAAPAGAPRRADEAPGSAAAAKSCTLPASLGKVRWKKRGSVSRSPLRAITRRGSASGGWN; this is encoded by the exons ATGAAACCGTGGCCAG ATCAAAGCAGTGGACGCAGCCACGCTCCATTCAAAGGCCTCCGCTGGAAGACGAGCGGAGCtcctgaagaggagcagccGAAGCCCAGCGCCGCCTCCGGGCTCCGCCTCAAACGCGCCATGTCTCTCGGCACCTTCCACCTCATGCAGACGCTGAAGAACTCGCCGGCGGCGCTGCGCCGCCGCTTCCGCCGCGACCGCACCGAGTCCCTGTCCCACGGCGACCCCCTCTTCAAGGTCCACTACCTGGGCACGGAGAAGATCTTCTCGCTGGACCGGGAGCAGGCGCAGGACGCCATCGGCCGCCTGCTGGACGGCGTGGCCGGCGGCAGGAAGCTGAGCAAGGACCACGCCCTGGTGGTGCGGCCGCGCTacgtggaggtgaaggagctgaGCACCGGGCGCCAGCTCACCAAGACCTACCTGCAGGACATCGCGTACTGCGCCGCCGACGCCAGCCGGCCCAACGTCTTCCTCTACATCTGCAAGCACCacgggcagcagctgcagtgccGCGTGTTCTGGTGCAGCCGGGCGGAGCGGGCGCGGGACATGACGGCGTGCCTGGCGCGCTCCTTCCAGCGGGCGCTGAGCGACTGGCAGCAGGGCGGCGCGGCGCCCGCGGGCGCCCCCAGGCGCGCGGACGAGGCGcccggctccgccgccgccgccaagAGCTGCACGCTGCCGGCTAGCCTCGGAAAAG TGCGCTGGAAGAAGAGGGGCTCGGTGTCTCGCAGCCCCCTCAGGGCCATCACCAGGAGAGGATCGGCCTCCGGCGGCTGGAACTGA
- the si:dkey-19b23.7 gene encoding uncharacterized protein si:dkey-19b23.7, giving the protein MSSGTKREREQKRKLQHFLGDMALLGSLQGFKYFQPWLRGKEELLLTVVNEDLGWRSPGFAVSRASSCTSTSSCNSSDASPSSSSPSLDSRGSSPLPGERPAPRGGEPHGDSRETGSEEHLLPASPSEREIAVPEVNCTLFLLAGYVKYGRPYAWIRSNHERLVNIGGTDSMVKDTPMKLKSVSEWQTRGVRVWDVVSELVGLCTVPPPSNPLALDTRYIHGLPLPERFLVTGALLGFLDTYVVYGNRDELHYDKVVEEVKPLRRLHVQSLLELQQRRENA; this is encoded by the exons ATGAGCAGCGGCACA AAAcgagagagggagcagaagaggaagctgcagcacttCCTGGGCGACATGGCTTTGCTGGGATCATTGCAG GGGTTTAAATACTTCCAACCGTGGCTCAGGGggaaggaggagctgctgctcacagtgGTCAATGAGGACCTG GGCTGGCGCTCCCCGGGCTTCGCGGTCTCCAgagcctcctcctgcacctccaccagcagctgcaacagCAGCGACGCGtcccccagcagcagctcccccaGCCTGGACAGCCGGGGCAGCTCGCCCCTGCCCGGGGAGCGTCCGGCCCCCCGGGGCGGCGAGCCGCACGGAGACAG CAGGGAGACCGGCAGCGAGGAGCACCTCCTCCCAGCGTCCCCCAGCGAGAGGGAGATAGCGGTGCCT GAGGTGAACTGCACCCTGTTTTTACTGGCTGGCTACGTCAAGTACGGCCGACCCTACGCCTGGATCCGCTCCAACCACGAGCGCCTGGTCAACATAGGCGGCACCGACTCCATGGTGAAGGACACGCCCATGAAGCTGAAGTCCGTCTCAGAGTGGCAGACACGAG GTGTTCGCGTGTGGGACGTGGTCAGTGAGCTGGTGGGCCTGTGCACCGTCCCGCCCCCCTCCAACCCCCTCGCCCTGGACACGCGCTACATCCACGGCCTCCCCCTCCCCGAGCGCTTCCTCGTCACCGGCGCCCTCCTCGGCTTCCTGGACACCTACGTGGTCTACGGGAACCGGGACGAGCTGCACTACGACAAAG tcgtggaggaggtgaagcctcTGCGGCGTCTCCACGTCCAgtccctgctggagctgcagcaacgCAGAGAAAACGCGTGA